Proteins encoded within one genomic window of Methanobacteriales archaeon HGW-Methanobacteriales-1:
- a CDS encoding MFS transporter, whose protein sequence is MAKILDQKSSFYVLTVVVMGAFLIPYMGAALNVSLPSIGREFSLDLVILGWIPTSFILANAALILPFGRLGDIYGRKKIFTAGISLFTFSSFMAFFSPSATYLIVFSFLQGVGCSMIFGTGVAILSSVFPLGSRGEYFGIYVTSVYIGLLAGPLLGGFLTQNFGWRSIFLFNIPIGLIILILIFLKVKTDWIGSKGENFDLKGTLVYVPAIIILLYGFTNVFSIYGQLLVILGLLLLVGFIILELKTPKPIINPRIFKKLVPAISSASTLLMISSTSAIWTLISLYLQYIQSLSPVFVGILLAIQPLTVALLSPFAGKLSDRIYGAPIALVGIILSSIGLLFSIFIGFGTSIIYIIVLAVILGLGNALFSSPNTNIFMSSIDREFYGSASAVMSTVIFTGQLLSLGILLLVFSGTLGGLEVVPSQFAAFISSQKITFSIFFILSIIGTFLIFLLVLKKDRETAYN, encoded by the coding sequence ATGGCGAAAATACTTGACCAAAAAAGCTCTTTCTATGTCTTAACAGTGGTTGTGATGGGTGCTTTCTTAATACCATATATGGGTGCAGCATTAAATGTTTCACTCCCCTCCATTGGCCGAGAATTCTCATTAGATCTGGTCATATTAGGATGGATACCAACATCATTCATATTAGCCAATGCCGCACTAATATTGCCATTTGGGCGTTTAGGTGATATATATGGACGGAAAAAGATTTTCACCGCAGGTATTAGTTTATTTACATTTTCCTCATTTATGGCTTTTTTCTCCCCATCAGCAACTTATTTGATTGTATTTAGTTTCCTGCAAGGGGTGGGTTGTTCCATGATATTTGGTACTGGAGTAGCCATACTAAGTTCAGTATTTCCTCTAGGATCCCGTGGAGAGTATTTTGGAATTTATGTGACCTCAGTGTATATTGGACTTCTAGCCGGGCCATTATTAGGTGGTTTTTTAACCCAAAATTTTGGTTGGAGAAGTATATTTTTATTTAACATACCTATTGGTTTAATAATCCTTATTTTAATCTTTTTAAAAGTAAAAACCGATTGGATAGGTTCCAAAGGAGAAAATTTCGATTTAAAGGGAACATTAGTTTATGTACCAGCCATAATAATTCTTTTATATGGTTTTACCAATGTATTTAGCATATATGGGCAGTTATTAGTAATTTTAGGGCTTTTATTGTTAGTAGGATTTATAATTTTAGAGTTAAAAACACCTAAACCAATTATAAATCCTAGAATATTTAAAAAACTTGTTCCGGCTATTTCCAGTGCATCAACTCTTTTAATGATAAGTTCCACTTCCGCTATCTGGACTTTAATAAGCCTTTATCTACAATACATCCAATCTTTAAGCCCTGTGTTTGTAGGAATATTACTAGCCATCCAACCACTTACCGTGGCTCTATTATCACCATTTGCAGGCAAACTTTCGGATAGAATATATGGTGCCCCTATTGCATTAGTTGGAATAATATTATCAAGTATTGGCCTATTATTTTCAATTTTTATTGGGTTTGGGACCAGTATAATTTATATAATTGTTTTAGCAGTGATTTTAGGCCTGGGAAATGCACTATTCTCTTCCCCTAACACCAATATTTTTATGAGTTCCATTGATCGGGAGTTTTATGGTTCTGCATCTGCGGTAATGTCCACTGTGATTTTTACTGGTCAGCTTTTAAGTTTAGGTATTTTGCTTTTAGTATTTTCAGGAACTTTGGGAGGATTAGAAGTTGTTCCTTCCCAATTTGCAGCATTTATATCCAGTCAAAAGATTACATTTTCTATATTCTTTATTCTAAGCATTATAGGAACTTTTTTAATCTTTTTACTGGTTTTAAAAAAAGACAGGGAAACAGCTTATAATTAA
- a CDS encoding ferritin → MDNEEIIRLLNIDFVHELEATMIYAYNSFIIKDCEVSRLTEAISVDEMRHMWWLADLIVKRGGKPTMEHKELDFSSDDLIGQLKLQIQKETEGIDEYQRQIEIIDNEEVVGVLKHIIDEEKRHRKEFNEHLKNIS, encoded by the coding sequence ATGGACAATGAAGAAATAATAAGGCTCCTAAACATTGATTTTGTTCATGAGCTGGAAGCTACCATGATTTATGCATATAATTCATTTATTATTAAAGATTGTGAAGTTAGCAGACTTACAGAAGCCATATCTGTAGATGAAATGAGACATATGTGGTGGTTAGCCGATTTAATAGTCAAAAGAGGAGGCAAACCAACTATGGAACATAAAGAATTGGATTTCAGTTCAGATGATTTGATAGGGCAGTTAAAGCTTCAAATTCAAAAAGAAACCGAAGGCATCGATGAATATCAAAGGCAAATTGAAATTATTGATAATGAAGAAGTTGTTGGTGTTTTAAAACATATCATAGACGAAGAAAAACGGCACCGAAAAGAATTCAATGAACATTTGAAGAATATAAGTTAA
- a CDS encoding formamidopyrimidine-DNA glycosylase encodes MPELPSLEIFKQYFDSTSLHQKIKEINIHNPEIIVDITGNDLKEFLNRYFVSSSRYGKYLFASSSENKFLVFHFGMTGFFKYHPKDEGISPHSRISFLFKNGNVLDFDDSRKFGKISISENIPDFINKKHLGPDALEIDLSSFKKLFLKRKGHIKPLLMNQQFLAGLGNLYADEILFQSGIHPLRKADQIKNDELDNLYDNMVWVLKKAIEFNDSPRNFPENFLLAHRYPGGECPKGGKLDIIKVGGRTTYYCSNKQKI; translated from the coding sequence ATGCCAGAACTCCCGAGTTTAGAAATATTCAAGCAATATTTTGATTCTACATCCCTGCATCAGAAAATAAAAGAAATTAATATTCATAATCCCGAAATAATCGTAGATATAACTGGAAATGATTTAAAAGAATTCTTAAATAGATATTTTGTTTCCAGTTCAAGATATGGAAAATATCTTTTTGCATCAAGTTCTGAAAATAAATTTCTAGTTTTTCATTTTGGTATGACTGGTTTTTTTAAATATCATCCAAAAGATGAAGGAATCAGTCCCCATAGCAGAATTTCATTTTTATTTAAAAATGGGAATGTTTTAGATTTTGATGATTCAAGAAAATTCGGAAAAATTAGTATTAGCGAAAATATCCCTGATTTTATAAATAAAAAACATTTAGGGCCGGATGCATTGGAAATAGATTTATCATCCTTTAAAAAATTGTTCCTAAAAAGAAAAGGACATATAAAACCTCTTTTAATGAATCAACAATTTTTAGCCGGGTTAGGGAACCTATATGCTGATGAAATATTATTCCAAAGCGGAATTCACCCTTTAAGAAAGGCAGATCAGATTAAAAATGATGAACTGGATAATTTATATGATAATATGGTCTGGGTTCTAAAAAAGGCCATAGAATTCAATGATAGTCCCCGCAATTTTCCTGAAAATTTCCTATTGGCCCATCGATACCCTGGAGGGGAATGTCCTAAAGGTGGAAAATTAGATATAATAAAAGTTGGAGGCCGTACCACCTATTACTGCTCAAATAAACAGAAAATATGA
- a CDS encoding homoserine acetyltransferase: MSSPKNYNIDEFTFESGDSLDNLNVEYVTLGTPELDSENNLVNGVLYLHGWGGSCTSMKRLDPITGPEKQLDPEEVFIISPTALGSPGSSAPSTTSLGANFPKYTINDMVNFHYEFLKEKFSIKHLKGVIGTSMGGFQALNWAVNYADYMDFLIPLVTSYQVKGLNFANFYFMNSLIEKDPEYNGGYYGKNPERVTRLVSEFMYMFGLSKDYYRYELENKDILKYMNQMGIERSFTDANDIIWRNNAAMGFDLENELSKITAKTLILAINQDQYFLPSQDAIPMSKMIKNSKIALFDSICGHIGTKDLYKVENDIITFLKEFF, encoded by the coding sequence ATGAGCAGTCCAAAAAATTATAATATTGATGAATTTACTTTTGAATCAGGAGATTCACTGGATAATCTAAATGTGGAATATGTTACACTGGGAACTCCTGAACTGGACTCAGAGAATAATTTAGTAAATGGAGTACTTTATTTGCATGGTTGGGGGGGTAGCTGTACTTCAATGAAACGTTTAGATCCTATAACTGGGCCTGAAAAGCAATTAGATCCAGAAGAAGTTTTTATAATTTCTCCCACGGCACTAGGATCTCCAGGGTCTTCTGCACCGTCCACCACATCACTAGGGGCCAATTTTCCAAAATACACTATAAATGATATGGTCAATTTTCATTATGAGTTTCTGAAGGAAAAATTTAGTATTAAACACCTCAAAGGAGTCATTGGGACATCTATGGGGGGCTTTCAGGCTCTCAACTGGGCAGTAAATTATGCTGATTATATGGATTTTTTAATACCCTTGGTAACTAGCTACCAGGTTAAAGGCCTTAATTTTGCCAATTTCTATTTCATGAATTCTTTAATTGAAAAGGACCCTGAATATAATGGTGGATATTATGGAAAAAACCCGGAAAGAGTCACTAGGCTTGTTTCAGAGTTTATGTACATGTTTGGTCTTTCTAAAGATTATTATCGCTATGAATTGGAAAATAAAGACATATTGAAATACATGAATCAAATGGGCATTGAAAGAAGCTTTACCGATGCTAATGATATAATCTGGCGAAATAATGCAGCGATGGGTTTTGATTTAGAGAATGAACTTTCAAAGATAACTGCAAAAACGCTTATTCTAGCCATTAATCAGGATCAGTATTTTTTACCTTCACAGGATGCCATACCTATGTCTAAAATGATTAAAAATTCTAAAATTGCATTGTTTGATTCAATATGTGGCCATATTGGCACCAAAGATCTTTATAAAGTTGAAAATGATATAATTACCTTTTTGAAGGAATTTTTTTAG
- a CDS encoding ferredoxin: MANYRVEMDRTMCISCGNCIEACPGLWKFEDDGISSLIDSKMEGDIQIRELDDLGCSVDAAGKCPVICIHVYDGDIELV; encoded by the coding sequence ATGGCAAATTATAGAGTTGAAATGGACCGTACAATGTGTATATCTTGTGGGAACTGTATTGAGGCCTGCCCGGGTCTTTGGAAATTTGAAGATGATGGAATATCTTCTTTAATTGATTCCAAAATGGAAGGGGACATACAAATTAGAGAACTGGATGATCTTGGTTGCAGTGTTGATGCTGCAGGTAAATGCCCGGTTATTTGTATTCATGTCTATGACGGGGACATTGAATTGGTCTAA
- a CDS encoding quinolinate synthase, with protein sequence MLNQLQKEIIKLKKEKNAIILSHNYQPGEIQEIADFIGDSLELCIKASQIKDKDLVVFCGVDFMAETAFILNPDKKIVIPDADAECPMAHMLPAEEIRKAKKVYPDAAVVLYVNTLAESKAEADVLCTSANAIKVVESLKEDTILFGPDRNLAWFVSQHTDKEIIPIPKKGHCYVHKMFNPADIIIMKEKYPDAEVLVHPECDPEVQEVGDHVLSTGGMLKQVQESPNDTFIIGTEIDMSTRIKRENPEKNPIPAFDEAICENMKLHTLEKVKNSLLNEEFIVSVPEDIASKALKAVQKMLEISG encoded by the coding sequence ATGCTTAATCAACTACAGAAAGAGATTATAAAACTTAAAAAAGAAAAGAACGCAATCATATTATCCCACAATTACCAGCCAGGTGAAATACAAGAAATTGCTGATTTTATTGGTGATTCCCTGGAACTTTGTATAAAGGCATCCCAAATAAAAGATAAAGACCTCGTGGTTTTCTGTGGAGTAGATTTTATGGCAGAAACTGCATTTATTCTGAACCCAGATAAAAAAATTGTGATACCCGATGCAGATGCAGAATGCCCCATGGCCCATATGCTCCCTGCAGAAGAAATTAGGAAAGCTAAAAAAGTTTATCCCGATGCTGCAGTTGTTTTATATGTTAATACACTGGCAGAATCTAAAGCCGAAGCCGATGTTCTTTGTACATCCGCCAATGCAATTAAAGTGGTGGAAAGTCTAAAAGAAGACACCATTTTATTTGGACCAGATAGAAATCTGGCTTGGTTTGTATCTCAGCACACAGATAAAGAAATAATCCCCATACCCAAAAAGGGGCATTGTTACGTCCACAAAATGTTCAATCCAGCAGATATCATAATCATGAAAGAAAAATATCCTGATGCTGAAGTTCTTGTGCATCCAGAGTGCGATCCAGAAGTTCAAGAAGTTGGAGACCATGTTTTAAGTACCGGTGGGATGTTAAAACAGGTTCAAGAATCTCCAAATGACACATTTATAATCGGAACGGAAATAGATATGAGCACTCGGATCAAAAGAGAAAACCCGGAAAAGAACCCAATACCTGCTTTTGACGAGGCCATTTGTGAAAATATGAAGCTTCATACTCTTGAAAAAGTAAAAAATTCTCTTTTAAATGAAGAATTTATAGTTAGTGTTCCAGAAGACATTGCTTCTAAGGCTTTGAAGGCCGTGCAAAAGATGTTAGAAATCTCTGGCTGA
- a CDS encoding metal-dependent hydrolase, with protein MIQMSENIFIEDIEIEYSIIRRKIKNPRMEFKTGRLVLILPNNYKNHKKLIEKHKNWIYNKLDVVEKSKNCYLNINRSKNELRAEIHHLVEFYSSSMQLTPGNISFRQMKKRWGSCDSEGNLKFNTRLRYLPEDLIDYVVFHELAHLLEFAHNRDFWQIIRLKFPDYKKKDQELSIYWFAIMEKTNNFQDP; from the coding sequence ATGATTCAAATGAGTGAAAATATTTTTATTGAGGATATAGAGATAGAATATAGCATTATTCGTAGAAAAATTAAAAATCCGCGCATGGAATTTAAAACCGGAAGACTAGTTTTAATTTTACCAAATAACTACAAAAATCACAAAAAACTTATTGAAAAGCATAAAAACTGGATTTATAATAAGTTAGACGTGGTTGAAAAGTCAAAAAACTGTTATCTAAACATAAATCGGAGTAAAAATGAGCTAAGGGCGGAAATTCATCATTTGGTAGAATTTTATTCTAGCAGCATGCAATTAACTCCAGGAAATATTTCTTTTCGCCAAATGAAAAAAAGATGGGGAAGCTGTGATAGTGAAGGAAACCTCAAATTTAATACTAGATTGAGGTATCTCCCTGAAGATCTTATAGATTATGTTGTTTTCCATGAACTAGCCCATTTGCTTGAATTTGCCCACAATAGGGATTTTTGGCAAATAATCCGTCTGAAGTTTCCTGATTACAAGAAAAAAGACCAGGAACTTTCTATTTACTGGTTCGCAATAATGGAAAAAACAAATAATTTCCAAGATCCTTAA
- a CDS encoding heat-shock protein HtpX has protein sequence MINPLNFTIETEVSPEYYDSILDFIYKYYLFPQPDRFSSIKNSYSKGLSFVLDSNQYNDKTSDGISSNFNDSKNHKHNESSNNSINSGVVHGKIESGEEIHVTLIPEGNVPKTVLDQLAEDIFVAVQIYEENIRQSTIYFAWSEGQEIIPEKIPSIRKKASKSLFGSSLLLFYVLFFGINIILFILIGFYAVIFILLIQLVIVLLSDKIYMRMGEWKITPENPNIHIIQYQMPDNESKFFKENLGENALMKVKKEIYDASLAIGESPTCEISEKVLSKYGFHCSSSRQRSRVINVYNIVKEASDKFGLDVPKIIVSNNMLPNAAATGPSPSRGLVLITTGLLVQLDEKEILSVIGHEMGHLVGRDPIILLSLVSGEFIMRLTILLPLVLISPIIYILVAMGLIFFVAKFFEARADLLSAKVIGKPEILAEALRKIGYSRLKFERMPYYRISSWIMWDPHPPIYFRIRRLENLKNADKIENPLIRSAKDVFKGFKDSFKG, from the coding sequence TAAAGGATTATCTTTTGTTTTGGATTCAAACCAATATAATGATAAAACTTCTGATGGCATTTCAAGTAATTTTAATGATTCAAAAAACCATAAACATAATGAATCATCAAATAATTCTATCAATTCCGGTGTTGTTCATGGTAAAATTGAATCTGGAGAAGAGATTCATGTTACTTTAATCCCAGAAGGAAATGTTCCTAAAACTGTTTTGGATCAACTAGCAGAAGACATTTTCGTGGCCGTACAGATTTATGAGGAAAATATTCGCCAATCAACTATTTATTTTGCCTGGTCAGAAGGCCAGGAGATTATTCCAGAAAAAATTCCTTCCATTAGAAAAAAAGCTTCTAAAAGTCTTTTTGGGAGTAGTTTGCTCTTATTTTATGTTTTATTTTTTGGAATTAATATAATTCTTTTTATTTTAATTGGATTTTATGCAGTAATTTTCATACTGCTAATACAGCTAGTAATTGTCTTACTTTCAGATAAAATTTACATGAGGATGGGAGAATGGAAAATAACTCCTGAAAATCCTAATATTCATATTATACAGTACCAAATGCCAGATAATGAATCCAAATTTTTCAAGGAAAATTTAGGTGAAAATGCACTAATGAAAGTTAAAAAAGAGATTTATGATGCTAGTCTGGCAATAGGTGAGTCTCCAACATGCGAAATTAGTGAAAAGGTACTTTCTAAATATGGTTTTCATTGTAGTTCCTCCAGACAGCGTTCAAGAGTAATAAATGTTTATAATATTGTTAAAGAGGCATCAGATAAATTTGGACTGGATGTCCCTAAAATAATTGTCTCTAATAACATGCTCCCCAATGCAGCAGCCACCGGCCCTAGTCCTAGCAGAGGGTTAGTGCTTATAACTACGGGTTTACTGGTACAATTAGACGAAAAAGAAATATTAAGTGTCATTGGCCATGAAATGGGTCATTTAGTAGGAAGAGACCCTATAATTCTACTCAGTTTAGTTTCGGGGGAATTTATTATGCGTCTGACTATTTTACTTCCATTGGTTCTAATATCGCCCATTATTTATATATTGGTGGCCATGGGCCTTATTTTCTTTGTTGCTAAGTTTTTTGAGGCTCGCGCAGATCTTTTATCGGCCAAAGTCATTGGGAAACCAGAAATATTAGCTGAGGCCCTTCGAAAAATTGGATACAGCCGATTGAAGTTTGAAAGAATGCCTTATTATAGGATCTCCAGCTGGATTATGTGGGATCCACATCCTCCAATTTATTTCAGAATAAGAAGATTGGAAAACCTAAAAAATGCAGATAAAATCGAAAATCCATTAATTAGGTCTGCTAAAGATGTTTTTAAAGGATTTAAGGATTCTTTCAAGGGTTAA